A single Sutterella megalosphaeroides DNA region contains:
- the folE2 gene encoding GTP cyclohydrolase FolE2, whose protein sequence is MDAKTNLPDVQSAHDGRNIAIDRVGVRGVTLPIVIEGRDGPQHTVASIAMTVSLPADQKGTHMSRFIALMSECTEPLNVNVIRRLMGQMLENLHAVDGTIEIRFPFFVKKTAPVSKLESIMNYEGAWIADSDEGAITVRQETLTPVTSLCPCSKEISKYGAHNQRSHLTSSLILKSDMTLEEQVAISESVASCQLWARLKRADEKYVTEYAYEHPKFVEDLVRDMAKALNDDDRVAAYRIEAENFESIHNHSAYATITHDKR, encoded by the coding sequence ATGGACGCTAAAACCAATCTTCCGGACGTGCAGTCCGCCCATGACGGTCGCAACATCGCCATCGATCGAGTCGGCGTGCGCGGCGTCACGCTTCCGATTGTCATCGAGGGTCGCGACGGCCCCCAGCATACGGTCGCGTCGATTGCCATGACCGTTTCGTTGCCCGCCGATCAGAAAGGGACCCACATGTCCCGCTTCATCGCGCTCATGAGCGAGTGCACGGAACCGCTCAACGTCAACGTCATCCGCCGCCTCATGGGCCAAATGCTCGAAAACCTCCACGCGGTCGACGGCACCATCGAGATCCGTTTCCCCTTCTTCGTGAAGAAGACGGCTCCCGTGAGCAAGCTTGAGAGCATCATGAATTACGAAGGCGCCTGGATCGCCGATTCCGACGAAGGCGCGATCACGGTTCGCCAGGAAACGCTCACTCCGGTGACGAGCCTTTGCCCGTGCTCGAAGGAAATCTCGAAGTACGGCGCGCACAACCAGCGCTCGCACCTCACCAGCTCGCTCATCCTCAAGTCGGACATGACGCTCGAAGAGCAGGTCGCCATCAGCGAATCCGTCGCCTCGTGCCAGCTCTGGGCTCGCCTGAAGCGCGCCGACGAAAAGTACGTGACCGAGTACGCCTACGAACATCCGAAGTTCGTCGAAGACCTCGTTCGCGACATGGCCAAGGCGCTCAACGACGACGACCGCGTCGCCGCGTACCGCATCGAGGCGGAAAACTTCGAATCGATCCACAACCACTCGGCCTACGCGACGATCACGCACGACAAGCGCTGA
- a CDS encoding adenosylhomocysteine nucleosidase, translating into MRFVYFQPGRTSATSIILGLISIAIVVSLFVFMMPVLLGIFAVVVLAGLAFWLWSWIKMKMGWESEEVKTFREAMAQAEAAARSQYAGRSADPDGTVYESERVEVRALRSDRTRRRGMDDVSDVEEVK; encoded by the coding sequence ATGCGTTTTGTTTATTTTCAGCCCGGCCGAACTTCGGCAACGAGCATCATTCTCGGCCTGATTTCGATTGCGATCGTGGTTTCGCTCTTCGTCTTCATGATGCCCGTTTTGCTCGGGATCTTCGCCGTCGTCGTGCTGGCCGGCCTGGCCTTCTGGCTCTGGAGCTGGATCAAGATGAAGATGGGCTGGGAGAGCGAGGAGGTGAAGACCTTCCGCGAGGCCATGGCTCAGGCGGAAGCGGCCGCCCGTTCGCAGTATGCGGGGCGCTCGGCGGATCCCGACGGCACGGTCTACGAGTCCGAACGCGTCGAAGTGCGCGCGTTGCGCTCGGATCGCACCCGCCGTCGCGGGATGGACGACGTCTCGGACGTCGAAGAAGTGAAATAA
- the cls gene encoding cardiolipin synthase, producing the protein MLSSSSDFSFWGLVAFFVQVFIVVAVTLRVMLTRHPPGASFAWILITTLLPYAGFFLYLMFGERPVGRLRAARQKKAIAHWVRIANHKLTPLGPLPRFLVRHRSLIHLATRLGGMPLTTGSLPRLLGTSEAVIESLLRDIRNARRSIAMTFYIWEGGGEIDRISEAILAARARGVRVRILLDAFGSRGFLRSRSAQRFRDAGVELSSAMPMRFWKILGLQRADLRMHRKLVVIDEAVAYTGSFNMIDPTGYDAAVEVGAWVDAMVRLEGPAVISLLAVWRFDWALQPDEDLSDLEHDYALLDMLNCGPASVVTIPSGPYDKGDQSLHLVIETINRAERTLSITTPYFVPNEAVVIALVNAALRGVRVELIVPHRTDSRAVAWATRRYFDDLLQAGVKILYFEGGLLHTKAVAVDEEFVLFGTLNIDNRSMHLNFELSLLIFDAGFAENFGKTLARYRASSVPIDPERWRRRPVVERLKEGASYLISPLL; encoded by the coding sequence ATGCTATCGAGCTCATCGGATTTCTCGTTCTGGGGCCTAGTCGCCTTCTTCGTTCAGGTTTTCATCGTCGTGGCGGTGACGCTGCGCGTCATGCTGACGCGCCACCCGCCCGGGGCGAGCTTTGCCTGGATCCTCATCACGACCCTGCTCCCCTATGCGGGCTTTTTCCTTTACCTAATGTTCGGCGAACGGCCGGTCGGTCGTCTGCGCGCCGCACGTCAGAAAAAGGCGATCGCACACTGGGTGCGGATCGCCAACCACAAACTCACGCCCCTGGGGCCGCTGCCGCGCTTTCTGGTGCGGCACCGCTCGCTCATTCATTTGGCCACGCGCCTGGGCGGCATGCCGCTGACGACGGGGTCGCTTCCGCGGCTTCTTGGCACGTCCGAAGCCGTGATCGAATCGCTCCTGCGAGACATTCGCAACGCCCGGCGGTCGATCGCGATGACCTTCTACATCTGGGAGGGGGGCGGCGAGATCGATCGCATTTCGGAAGCGATTCTCGCGGCGCGCGCACGGGGCGTGCGCGTTCGCATTCTGCTCGACGCCTTCGGCTCGCGAGGTTTTCTCCGCTCCCGGAGTGCGCAGCGCTTTCGGGACGCGGGCGTGGAACTTTCTTCCGCCATGCCGATGCGGTTTTGGAAAATCCTGGGCCTCCAACGGGCCGACCTGCGCATGCACCGCAAGCTCGTCGTGATCGACGAGGCCGTCGCTTATACGGGAAGCTTCAATATGATCGACCCGACGGGGTACGACGCCGCGGTCGAGGTGGGCGCCTGGGTCGACGCCATGGTGCGCCTCGAAGGGCCCGCCGTAATTTCGCTTCTTGCCGTATGGCGCTTCGACTGGGCGCTGCAGCCCGACGAGGATCTCTCCGACTTGGAGCACGATTACGCGCTACTCGACATGCTCAACTGCGGACCGGCGAGCGTCGTCACCATTCCGTCGGGCCCCTACGACAAGGGCGACCAAAGTCTTCACCTCGTCATCGAAACCATCAATCGCGCCGAACGGACGCTTTCCATCACGACCCCCTACTTCGTTCCGAACGAAGCCGTCGTGATCGCGCTCGTCAACGCCGCGTTGCGCGGCGTTCGGGTGGAACTCATCGTGCCGCACCGCACGGATTCGCGCGCGGTCGCCTGGGCGACGCGCCGCTACTTCGACGACCTCCTGCAGGCGGGCGTCAAAATCCTCTATTTCGAAGGGGGACTTTTGCACACCAAGGCCGTGGCCGTCGACGAAGAGTTCGTTCTCTTCGGAACGCTCAACATCGACAACCGCTCGATGCACCTCAATTTCGAGCTTTCGCTCCTCATCTTCGACGCGGGCTTCGCGGAAAACTTCGGAAAGACGCTTGCGCGCTATCGCGCCTCCTCCGTTCCGATCGACCCCGAGCGGTGGCGCCGCCGTCCCGTTGTCGAACGCCTCAAAGAGGGAGCGAGTTACCTCATCTCCCCGCTTCTTTGA
- the tuf gene encoding elongation factor Tu, whose translation MAKGKFERTKPHVNVGTIGHVDHGKTTLTAAITTILSSHFGGEAKAYDQIDAAPEEKARGITINTAHVEYETETRHYAHVDCPGHADYVKNMITGAAQMDGAILVVSAADGPMPQTREHILLARQVGVPYIIVFLNKCDMVDDEELLELVEMEVRELLSKYDFPGDDIPIVKGSAKLALEGDKGPLGEPAILKLAEVLDSYIPTPERAVDLPFLMPIEDVFSISGRGTVVTGRVERGVISVGDEIEIVGIKPTTKTTCTGVEMFRKLLDQGQAGDNVGILLRGTKREDVERGQVLAKPGSITPHTHFKGEVYVLTKEEGGRHTPFFKGYRPQFYFRTTDVTGTIELPEGVEMVMPGDNITMTVKLICPIAMEQGLRFAIREGGHTVGAGVVAQIIE comes from the coding sequence ATGGCCAAGGGTAAGTTTGAACGAACCAAGCCCCACGTTAACGTGGGCACCATCGGTCACGTTGACCATGGCAAGACCACGCTGACCGCTGCGATCACGACGATCCTTTCGTCGCACTTCGGCGGCGAAGCCAAGGCGTACGACCAGATCGACGCGGCTCCTGAAGAAAAGGCCCGCGGTATTACCATCAATACCGCTCACGTCGAATACGAAACGGAAACGCGTCACTACGCGCACGTTGACTGCCCGGGCCACGCCGACTACGTCAAGAACATGATTACCGGTGCCGCCCAGATGGACGGCGCGATCCTCGTGGTCTCGGCTGCCGACGGTCCCATGCCCCAGACGCGCGAACACATCCTGCTCGCCCGTCAGGTCGGCGTTCCCTACATCATCGTCTTCCTGAACAAGTGCGACATGGTCGACGACGAAGAGCTTCTCGAACTCGTTGAAATGGAAGTTCGCGAACTCCTCTCGAAGTACGACTTCCCGGGCGACGACATCCCCATCGTCAAGGGTTCCGCCAAGCTCGCTCTCGAAGGCGACAAGGGCCCCCTCGGCGAACCGGCCATCCTCAAGCTTGCCGAAGTGCTCGACAGCTACATCCCGACGCCGGAACGCGCCGTTGACCTTCCGTTCCTCATGCCGATCGAAGACGTGTTCTCGATCTCCGGTCGCGGTACGGTGGTTACGGGCCGTGTCGAACGCGGCGTGATCTCGGTTGGCGACGAAATCGAAATCGTCGGCATCAAGCCCACGACGAAGACGACCTGCACGGGCGTCGAAATGTTCCGCAAGCTGCTCGACCAGGGTCAGGCCGGCGACAACGTCGGTATCCTCCTCCGCGGCACGAAGCGTGAAGACGTCGAACGCGGCCAGGTTCTCGCCAAGCCCGGTTCGATCACGCCCCACACGCACTTCAAGGGCGAAGTCTACGTCCTGACGAAGGAAGAAGGCGGCCGTCACACCCCGTTCTTCAAGGGCTATCGTCCCCAGTTCTACTTCCGTACGACGGACGTGACGGGTACGATCGAACTGCCGGAAGGCGTTGAAATGGTCATGCCCGGCGACAACATCACGATGACCGTCAAGCTCATCTGCCCGATCGCCATGGAACAGGGCCTCCGCTTCGCCATCCGCGAAGGCGGCCACACCGTCGGCGCCGGCGTCGTTGCCCAGATCATCGAATAA
- the secE gene encoding preprotein translocase subunit SecE codes for MTNNQNVETVTSKSDIALVTLAVLCAIAGVVAFALLTEQPLSIRLASLGGGLVLGVLLAWVSPSGKRLLAYGRQSYEELRRVVWPTKKETLNTTGLVMAFVVVMAFFLFVVDKLIELGLYDGLLRLSL; via the coding sequence ATGACCAACAACCAAAACGTTGAAACGGTGACGAGCAAGTCCGACATCGCGCTCGTGACGCTTGCCGTCCTCTGCGCGATCGCCGGTGTCGTGGCGTTCGCCCTCCTGACGGAGCAGCCGCTCTCGATCCGTCTGGCCTCTCTCGGCGGCGGTCTCGTCCTCGGCGTGCTTCTGGCGTGGGTGAGCCCCTCCGGCAAGCGCCTTTTGGCCTACGGCCGTCAGTCGTACGAAGAACTGCGCCGCGTCGTGTGGCCCACGAAGAAGGAAACGCTCAATACGACCGGCCTCGTCATGGCTTTCGTCGTCGTGATGGCGTTTTTCCTCTTCGTCGTGGACAAGCTCATCGAGCTCGGCCTCTACGACGGCCTCCTTCGTCTTTCCCTTTAA
- the nusG gene encoding transcription termination/antitermination protein NusG, producing MSDAKMQWYTLHVYSSMEKSVKKALEERISHSDLRDQFGQVLLPIERVQELRNGRKMTSERRMYPGYVFIEMEMNDATWHLVNSTPRVIEFLGNNNPVVLSENEVANILNAASVSAEKPRPKIEFEVGETIRVKQGAFKDFTGRVEGVDYDKSRLNVFVSIFGRDTLVDLAFNEVEKI from the coding sequence ATGTCGGACGCCAAGATGCAGTGGTACACCCTCCACGTTTATTCGTCGATGGAAAAGAGCGTCAAAAAAGCTCTGGAAGAACGCATTTCGCACAGCGACCTTCGCGACCAGTTCGGTCAGGTGCTCCTGCCGATCGAACGCGTGCAGGAACTGCGCAACGGCCGCAAGATGACGAGCGAACGCCGCATGTACCCCGGGTACGTCTTCATTGAAATGGAAATGAACGACGCGACGTGGCACCTCGTCAACTCGACCCCCCGCGTGATCGAGTTCCTCGGCAACAACAACCCGGTCGTTCTTTCCGAGAACGAAGTCGCGAACATCCTCAACGCCGCGAGCGTGAGCGCCGAAAAACCCCGTCCCAAGATCGAGTTCGAAGTGGGCGAGACGATCCGCGTCAAGCAGGGCGCCTTCAAGGACTTCACGGGTCGCGTCGAAGGCGTCGACTACGACAAGAGCCGCCTCAACGTGTTCGTGTCGATCTTCGGTCGCGACACGCTCGTCGATCTGGCGTTCAACGAAGTCGAAAAAATCTAA
- the rplK gene encoding 50S ribosomal protein L11, with the protein MAKKIVGFIKLQVPAGKANPSPPIGPALGQRGLNIMEFCKAFNAKTQGMEAGLPIPVVITAYADKSFTFVMKTPPATILIKKAAKIQKGSSRPHTDKVGKITRAQAEEIAKQKEPDLTAADLDAAVRTIAGSARSMGIIVEGL; encoded by the coding sequence ATGGCTAAGAAAATCGTCGGCTTTATCAAGCTGCAGGTTCCTGCCGGTAAAGCCAATCCTTCGCCTCCTATCGGCCCGGCGCTCGGTCAGCGCGGTCTGAACATCATGGAGTTCTGCAAGGCCTTCAACGCTAAGACCCAGGGCATGGAAGCCGGTCTTCCGATCCCGGTCGTGATCACGGCTTACGCGGACAAGAGCTTCACCTTCGTGATGAAGACCCCGCCCGCCACGATCCTGATCAAGAAGGCTGCGAAGATCCAGAAGGGCTCCTCGCGTCCCCACACCGACAAGGTGGGCAAGATCACGCGTGCTCAGGCGGAAGAAATCGCCAAGCAGAAGGAACCCGATCTTACGGCTGCCGACCTTGACGCCGCCGTTCGCACGATCGCCGGCTCCGCTCGTTCCATGGGCATCATTGTGGAGGGTCTGTAA
- the rplA gene encoding 50S ribosomal protein L1, protein MAKLTKRMQALQGKVEAGKVYAAIDALNLVKATATAKFDESVDVAIQLGIDPRKSDQAVRGAVVMPEGTGKSVRVAVFTQGANADAAREAGADIVGFDDLAAKVKAGELDFDVVIASPDAMRVVGQLGQILGPRGLMPNPKVGTVTPNVAQAVKNAKAGQVQFRADKAGIIHAPIGRASFEAERLQKNLAALVDQLNKLKPASAKGQYLRKVAVSSTMGLGVRVDIGSINA, encoded by the coding sequence ATGGCTAAGCTTACGAAGCGTATGCAGGCCCTTCAGGGCAAGGTTGAAGCCGGCAAGGTCTACGCCGCCATCGACGCTCTCAACCTCGTCAAGGCCACCGCCACCGCCAAGTTCGACGAATCCGTCGACGTGGCGATCCAGCTCGGCATCGACCCCCGCAAGTCCGACCAGGCCGTTCGCGGCGCCGTCGTGATGCCGGAAGGCACGGGCAAGTCGGTTCGCGTCGCCGTCTTCACGCAGGGCGCCAACGCCGACGCCGCTCGCGAAGCCGGTGCCGACATCGTCGGTTTCGACGATCTCGCCGCCAAGGTCAAGGCCGGTGAACTCGACTTCGACGTCGTGATCGCCTCGCCCGACGCCATGCGCGTCGTCGGCCAGCTCGGTCAGATCCTCGGCCCGCGCGGCCTCATGCCGAACCCCAAGGTCGGTACCGTGACCCCGAACGTCGCCCAGGCCGTCAAGAACGCCAAGGCCGGTCAGGTCCAGTTCCGCGCCGACAAGGCCGGTATCATTCACGCCCCGATCGGTCGTGCTTCGTTCGAAGCCGAACGTCTGCAGAAGAACCTTGCCGCTCTCGTTGACCAGCTCAACAAGCTCAAGCCCGCTTCTGCCAAGGGCCAGTACCTCCGCAAGGTCGCCGTCTCCTCGACGATGGGCCTCGGCGTTCGCGTTGACATCGGTTCGATCAACGCCTAA
- the rplJ gene encoding 50S ribosomal protein L10: MGLNRQDKAAVIEEVAGIVANSSAIVIAEYRGLSVEAVTKLRAEARKNGVTLRVVKNTLVRRAVEGTEFAGLADQFVGPLVYGFSADPVAAAKVLVNFAKGNDKLVIKGGAMANYVMDVEAVKNLAEMPSREELIAKLMATMNEPIAKFVRTINEVPARFVRTVAAVRDAKEQAAA, from the coding sequence GTGGGTCTTAATCGTCAAGATAAAGCGGCTGTCATCGAGGAAGTTGCCGGCATCGTTGCCAACTCTTCCGCGATCGTCATCGCCGAATACCGTGGGCTGAGCGTTGAGGCCGTCACCAAGCTTCGTGCGGAAGCGCGTAAGAATGGTGTGACGTTGCGTGTTGTCAAGAACACGTTGGTTCGCCGTGCCGTGGAAGGTACGGAGTTTGCCGGGCTTGCCGACCAGTTCGTTGGTCCGCTCGTCTACGGCTTCTCCGCCGATCCCGTCGCTGCCGCCAAGGTTCTCGTCAACTTCGCCAAGGGCAATGACAAGCTCGTCATCAAGGGCGGTGCGATGGCCAACTACGTCATGGACGTGGAAGCCGTCAAGAACCTCGCCGAAATGCCGAGCCGCGAAGAGCTCATTGCCAAGTTGATGGCTACGATGAACGAACCTATTGCGAAGTTCGTCCGCACCATCAACGAAGTCCCGGCGCGCTTCGTGCGCACCGTGGCTGCCGTGCGCGATGCCAAGGAACAGGCTGCTGCCTAA
- the rplL gene encoding 50S ribosomal protein L7/L12 — protein MALTNEEILEAIASKTVLEISELIKMMEEKFGVSAAAAAVAVAAPAAGAAAAAEEKTEFDVVLENAGSNKIAVIKVVREMTGLGLKEAKDLVEGAPKAVKEGLPKADAEAAAKKLEEAGAKVVLK, from the coding sequence ATGGCCCTTACCAATGAAGAAATCCTCGAAGCGATCGCTTCCAAGACCGTCCTCGAAATCTCCGAACTCATCAAGATGATGGAAGAAAAGTTCGGCGTTTCCGCTGCTGCCGCCGCTGTTGCCGTGGCCGCCCCGGCTGCTGGCGCTGCCGCCGCTGCTGAAGAAAAGACGGAATTCGACGTCGTGCTCGAAAACGCCGGCTCGAACAAGATCGCCGTCATCAAGGTCGTCCGCGAAATGACCGGCCTCGGCCTCAAGGAAGCCAAGGACCTCGTCGAAGGCGCTCCCAAGGCTGTCAAGGAAGGCCTCCCGAAGGCCGACGCCGAAGCCGCTGCCAAGAAGCTCGAAGAAGCCGGCGCCAAGGTCGTCCTCAAGTAA